The genome window GCCGCGACCTGCTGGCCCAGCTCTATGCCCACAGCGTGTTGCCACACAACATCTATCGCCACCAATGGCAGCCCCACGACTTGGTTTTCTGGGACAACCGCTCGCTGATCCACCTGGCTGCCGGCTGCCCGAGCCACCTGCGCCGCAAGCTGTTTCGCACCACCATCCAGGGCGATGCGCCTTTCTGATCCCCATTTGCGCCAAGTGAGATGAAATGAACATGCCCCTGCAAGGCCACGCGGCCAGCACTCTGAACACGGCGCAGCCGCTGCTGGCGGTGGATAACGTCAGCCTGGAATACCGCACGCCCGAGCGGGTGGTGCGGGCCACCCACCAAGTGAGTTTCGAGATCGACCCGGCCGACCGCTACGTGCTGCTCGGCCCGTCGGGCTGTGGCAAATCCACCTTGCTCAAGTCCATCGCCGGGTTTATCAAACCCTGCGAAGGCGAGATCCGCCTGTTGGGGCAAAAGGTCGAGCAACCCGGCCCGGATCGCATCGTGGTGTTCCAGGAATTCGACCAGTTGCCGCCGTGGAAAACCGTCAAGCAGAACGTGATGTTCCCATTGCTGGCCTCGAAAACCCTGAAGCGCGCCGAAGCCGAGGAGCGCGCGCTGCACTACCTCGACAAAGTCGGCCTCGGCGCCTTTGCCGATGCCTACCCACACACCCTTTCCGGCGGCATGAAAGCCCGCGTCGCCATCGCCCGTGCCCTGGCCATGCAGCCGAAAATCCTGTTGATGGACGAGCCCTTCGCCGCCCTCGACGCCCTGACTCGACGCAAGATGCAGGAAGAGTTGCTGCTGCTCTGGGAGGAGGTGCGCTTCACCCTGTTGTTCGTCACGCACTCCATTGAAGAAGCGCTGGTAGTGGGCAATCGCATCCTGTTGCTGTCGCCTCATCCCGGGCGTGTACGTGCGGAAGTCCACAGCCATCAATACGACCTGCACAGCCTCGGGGGCGTGGCGTTCCAGGCATCGGCGCGGCGCATTCATCGCCTGCTGTTCGATGAAGC of Pseudomonas azotoformans contains these proteins:
- a CDS encoding ABC transporter ATP-binding protein: MNMPLQGHAASTLNTAQPLLAVDNVSLEYRTPERVVRATHQVSFEIDPADRYVLLGPSGCGKSTLLKSIAGFIKPCEGEIRLLGQKVEQPGPDRIVVFQEFDQLPPWKTVKQNVMFPLLASKTLKRAEAEERALHYLDKVGLGAFADAYPHTLSGGMKARVAIARALAMQPKILLMDEPFAALDALTRRKMQEELLLLWEEVRFTLLFVTHSIEEALVVGNRILLLSPHPGRVRAEVHSHQYDLHSLGGVAFQASARRIHRLLFDEAPEAERELGFADIRIAY